In Salmo salar chromosome ssa03, Ssal_v3.1, whole genome shotgun sequence, a single genomic region encodes these proteins:
- the LOC106601562 gene encoding eukaryotic translation initiation factor 3 subunit D isoform X2 — protein sequence MAKFHAPEIQDNPSGWGPCAVPEKFKDMPYQPFSKGDRLGKVADWTGATYQDKRYTNKYSSQFGGGSQYAYFHEEDETSFQLVDTAKTQKTAYQRNRMRFAQRNLRRDKDRRNLTQFNMQTLPKSAKQKERDRMRLQKKFQKQFGVRQKWDQKSQLKPRDSSVEVRSDWEVKEEMDFPRLMKMRYMEVEDPTDIECCGALEYYDKAFDRVTTRNEKPLKSIKRIFHTVTTTDDPVIRKLAKTQGNVFATDAILATLMCCTRSVNSWDIIVQRVGNKLFFDKRDNSDFDLLTVSETANEPPQDEGNSFNSPRNLAMEATYINHNFSQQCLRMGGERHKFPNPNPFVEEDIDKSEVASVAYRYRRWKLGEDIDLIVRCEHDGVMTGANGEVSFINVKTLNEWDSRHCNGVDWRQKLDSQRGAVLATELKNNSYKLARWTCCAMLAGSEYLKLGYVSRYHAKDSARHVVLGTQQFQPTEFASQINLSMENAWGILRCVIDICRKLEEGKYLILKDPNKQVIRVYSLPDGTFSSDEDEEDDDDEEDEEEEEEDEQEP from the exons atGGCGAAGTTCCATGCCCCTGAGATCCAGGACAATCCCTCTGGATGGGGTCCCTGTGCTGTCCCTGAGAAGTTTAAGGACATGCCCTACCAGCCCTTTAGCAaaggagaccgcctgggaaag GTGGCTGATTGGACAGGAGCAACCTACCAGGACAAGAGATACACAA ACAAGTATTCATCTCAGTTTGGGGGTGGTAGTCAGTATGCCTACTTCCATGAGGAGGACGAGACGAGCTTCCAGCTGGTGGACACTGCCAAGACGCAGAAGACTGCCTACCAGAGGAACCGCATGAGGTTTGCTCAG AGGAATCTGCGCAGGGACAAGGACCGCAGGAACCTGACCCAGTTCAATATGCAGACCCTCCCGAAGAGTGCCAAGCAGAAGGAGAG GGATCGCATGCGCCTACAGAAAAagttccagaagcagtttggcgTTCGTCAGAAGTGGGACCAGAAATCCCAG TTGAAACCCCGGGACTCGTCGGTGGAGGTCCGGAGTGACTGGGAGGTGAAGGAGGAGATGGACTTCCCCAGGCTGATGAAGATGAGATACATGGAGGTGGAGGACCCCACTGACAT TGAGTGCTGTGGTGCGTTGGAGTACTACGACAAGGCCTTCGACCGCGTCACCACTCGCAACGAGAAGCCTCTCAAGAGCATCAAGAGGATCTTTCACACAGTCACCACCACCGACGACCCGGTTATCCGCAAG TTGGCTAAGACCCAGGGCAATGTGTTTGCCACTGATGCCATCCTGGCCACCCTGATGTGCTGCACGCGCTCAGTCAACTCCTGGGACATCATTGTGCAGAGAGTGGGCAACAAGCTCTTCTtcgacaagagagacaactctGACTTTG ATCTGTTGACGGTGAGTGAGACTGCCAACGAGCCACCACAGGATGAGGGCAACTCCTTCAACTCGCCCCGTAACCTGGCCATGGAGGCTACCTACATCAACCATAACTTCAGCCAGCAGTGTCTGCGCATG GGCGGGGAGAGGCACAagttccctaaccccaacccatttGTAGAGGAGGACATAGACAAGAGTGAGGTGGCCTCTGTTGCCTACAG GTACCGCCGCTGGAAGCTGGGGGAGGACATTGACTTGATTGTACGCTGTGAGCACGATGGAGTGATGACCGGGGCCAATGGAGAGGTGTCCTTCATCAACGTCAAGACCCTCAACGAGTGGGACTCCCGG CACTGTAATGGAGTGGACTGGCGTCAGAAGCTGGACTCTCAGAGAGGAGCTGTTCTGGCCACCGAGCTGAAGAACAACAGCTACAAACTGGCCCGCTGGACCTGCTGTGCCATGCTGGCTGGCTCAGAGTACCTCAAGCTAGG GTACGTGTCTCGTTATCACGCGAAGGACTCTGCGCGCCACGTGGTCCTGGGAACCCAGCAGTTCCAGCCCACTGAGTTTGCCAGCCAGATCAACTTGAGCATGGAGAATGCCTGGGGCATCCTCCGCTGCGTCATCGACATCTGCCGCAAACTGGAGGAGGGAAAGTACCTCATCCTCAAGGACCCCAACAAG CAAGTGATCCGCGTGTATAGCTTGCCTGACGGGACCTTCAGCTCAGATGAAGAtgaggaagatgatgatgatgaagaggacgaggaggaggaggaggaag ATGAACAAGAACCCTAA
- the LOC106601562 gene encoding eukaryotic translation initiation factor 3 subunit D isoform X1, with the protein MAKFHAPEIQDNPSGWGPCAVPEKFKDMPYQPFSKGDRLGKVADWTGATYQDKRYTNKYSSQFGGGSQYAYFHEEDETSFQLVDTAKTQKTAYQRNRMRFAQRNLRRDKDRRNLTQFNMQTLPKSAKQKERDRMRLQKKFQKQFGVRQKWDQKSQAQLKPRDSSVEVRSDWEVKEEMDFPRLMKMRYMEVEDPTDIECCGALEYYDKAFDRVTTRNEKPLKSIKRIFHTVTTTDDPVIRKLAKTQGNVFATDAILATLMCCTRSVNSWDIIVQRVGNKLFFDKRDNSDFDLLTVSETANEPPQDEGNSFNSPRNLAMEATYINHNFSQQCLRMGGERHKFPNPNPFVEEDIDKSEVASVAYRYRRWKLGEDIDLIVRCEHDGVMTGANGEVSFINVKTLNEWDSRHCNGVDWRQKLDSQRGAVLATELKNNSYKLARWTCCAMLAGSEYLKLGYVSRYHAKDSARHVVLGTQQFQPTEFASQINLSMENAWGILRCVIDICRKLEEGKYLILKDPNKQVIRVYSLPDGTFSSDEDEEDDDDEEDEEEEEEDEQEP; encoded by the exons atGGCGAAGTTCCATGCCCCTGAGATCCAGGACAATCCCTCTGGATGGGGTCCCTGTGCTGTCCCTGAGAAGTTTAAGGACATGCCCTACCAGCCCTTTAGCAaaggagaccgcctgggaaag GTGGCTGATTGGACAGGAGCAACCTACCAGGACAAGAGATACACAA ACAAGTATTCATCTCAGTTTGGGGGTGGTAGTCAGTATGCCTACTTCCATGAGGAGGACGAGACGAGCTTCCAGCTGGTGGACACTGCCAAGACGCAGAAGACTGCCTACCAGAGGAACCGCATGAGGTTTGCTCAG AGGAATCTGCGCAGGGACAAGGACCGCAGGAACCTGACCCAGTTCAATATGCAGACCCTCCCGAAGAGTGCCAAGCAGAAGGAGAG GGATCGCATGCGCCTACAGAAAAagttccagaagcagtttggcgTTCGTCAGAAGTGGGACCAGAAATCCCAG GCCCAGTTGAAACCCCGGGACTCGTCGGTGGAGGTCCGGAGTGACTGGGAGGTGAAGGAGGAGATGGACTTCCCCAGGCTGATGAAGATGAGATACATGGAGGTGGAGGACCCCACTGACAT TGAGTGCTGTGGTGCGTTGGAGTACTACGACAAGGCCTTCGACCGCGTCACCACTCGCAACGAGAAGCCTCTCAAGAGCATCAAGAGGATCTTTCACACAGTCACCACCACCGACGACCCGGTTATCCGCAAG TTGGCTAAGACCCAGGGCAATGTGTTTGCCACTGATGCCATCCTGGCCACCCTGATGTGCTGCACGCGCTCAGTCAACTCCTGGGACATCATTGTGCAGAGAGTGGGCAACAAGCTCTTCTtcgacaagagagacaactctGACTTTG ATCTGTTGACGGTGAGTGAGACTGCCAACGAGCCACCACAGGATGAGGGCAACTCCTTCAACTCGCCCCGTAACCTGGCCATGGAGGCTACCTACATCAACCATAACTTCAGCCAGCAGTGTCTGCGCATG GGCGGGGAGAGGCACAagttccctaaccccaacccatttGTAGAGGAGGACATAGACAAGAGTGAGGTGGCCTCTGTTGCCTACAG GTACCGCCGCTGGAAGCTGGGGGAGGACATTGACTTGATTGTACGCTGTGAGCACGATGGAGTGATGACCGGGGCCAATGGAGAGGTGTCCTTCATCAACGTCAAGACCCTCAACGAGTGGGACTCCCGG CACTGTAATGGAGTGGACTGGCGTCAGAAGCTGGACTCTCAGAGAGGAGCTGTTCTGGCCACCGAGCTGAAGAACAACAGCTACAAACTGGCCCGCTGGACCTGCTGTGCCATGCTGGCTGGCTCAGAGTACCTCAAGCTAGG GTACGTGTCTCGTTATCACGCGAAGGACTCTGCGCGCCACGTGGTCCTGGGAACCCAGCAGTTCCAGCCCACTGAGTTTGCCAGCCAGATCAACTTGAGCATGGAGAATGCCTGGGGCATCCTCCGCTGCGTCATCGACATCTGCCGCAAACTGGAGGAGGGAAAGTACCTCATCCTCAAGGACCCCAACAAG CAAGTGATCCGCGTGTATAGCTTGCCTGACGGGACCTTCAGCTCAGATGAAGAtgaggaagatgatgatgatgaagaggacgaggaggaggaggaggaag ATGAACAAGAACCCTAA